The window CTgattcatttatatatatatacttgatcCTCTCCCATTTCTACTCCTCGTTCCTCCATTACAATCCGTCTCCTttattccttcttctcttcctcttcatctCCCCTTCTTCCGTTCCTCGAACACGAATTTAGAGCTTGAGATCTAGCAGCAACACCACGTACGGCTTGGGGTTGCTGGCTTCTTTCTGGATCCTTCGGGTTCCCaagttacaaaaagaaaaatgcGGACAAGAACAAACGGGAGGATGGCACAGACGGTGGCAGCGTCTAGTCCGGTGAAGGAAGAGAAGGTGGAGGTGGAGAAATGGGAGGTGAGGCCCGGCGGGATGTTGGTTCAGATGCGCAATGCATACGGCGATGCTGTCGACACACCTGTCCCCTCCATCCGCGTCAAGGTCAAATTCTGTGCCACCTACCACGAGATTAACATCAGTGCTCAAGCCACCTTCGGTAAGAAGAACCTGATCCGCCTAATCTCATCCCTTTCTTATTACAGTTTGATGATTTTGATTCACACAAGTAAGGTGGTCGACCATTTATCTGAGTGAATTCTGCAACAGGAGAGATGAAGAAGGTGCTATCGGCCAAGACGGGGCTGCATCAGTTTGACATGAAACTGATGTATAAGAAAAAGGAGAGGGCATCGGTGACTTTTCTCGATACTGTCGGTGTCAAGGACGGGTCCAAAATACTGTTGCTGGAGGATCCGATGGCGAAGGCAAAGCGTCTTCTCGAGATGCGCAAAACTGACAAAATTGACAAGGCCGCAAAGTCCGTCTCTGCAATCCGCCTCGAAGTCGACCGGCTCGCCTCCAAggtatttctcttattttattacCCTTTCCAGTTTCCTCCCAACTCCACTGCCACCCCCACCATCATCGACAATTATATCCTTCCTCAACTCCAATCTGATCCCAACCCCTATCCTAGCGCAGGTGACGGCGCTGGAGGAGATTGCGAGCAAAGGCGAACGAATCGTGGTGAATGACGTCTCCAATCTCATCGATTGCCTGATGAATGAGCTGATTAAGATGGAGGCCATCGACGCCGACGGAGACGTGAATCAGCAGAAGAGTCTGCAGGTTACATAAGTTTCGCACTCCTTTAACTGTCAAAAGAAATTTCACacttttgtgactttcttagttttttgttttttgtcgTTCTTTCCTGTGGGGCACAGATTAAGAGAGTGCAGAAATACGTGGAAATGCTCGACTTGATCAAGACCCACAACGTTCGACTGAACAAAGAGAAGCCCCTGTCTCCACCGCGGACACTCCATCCTTCACACCAGCGTCCGACGCAGCCCGTCCAAGAGCAGCAACCATTTCTGCATTCTATTCAGCCCCAATACCAGCAACAAATGCAACAATCTTGCAACCCTTTTCTACAGCAAAATCACCAGCAGCAACATCCGGCTCGTTCTCATTCAGAGTTCTGGGAACCGTTCGACCTATTGACGCCGTCCCCCTCCACGGCCCACGCAAGCTTCCATTGGGAACTGTTCTGAGTTACTGATAAAGTTGGAATATTCAACAATGCAGTGATTGCTTTGTCGAGTTCTGGACACCAGATTCTGCTCTACTAGTAATTACGTATTCTTTGTGTGTGTCTCTGTACAACAGGGAAGGAATTCATTCAGCTATCTATCCATGGTAAATAAATGGATGCGCTGAATGATCTTTGTTGAGTTGTGTCTATCGTTTGAAGGGTACATAGCGGGCCACTTGGCTTCCTTTTCAGACTGCATGCAATGGTTATTGGATTTTACATTTGAGATTGCGCGAGTGATGGGCGGTTGATGCAATTGAATGGATGTTGCCTCTCCCGTTGACTATGTTGTATGCTAATCATTTAGCATATGATGCAGGGCTGgaccttaaatatatttcttaGTTGTTGGGCTTTCGTGCACACAGATATATTGATTCAGATGGGTTGACATTTATAACAAAGATTAAAGAGCAACCGTACTCTAATCACTGTCGGTTATAAATTAACTTTCTTTTTTCATATAAATGAACTTTATTCCCTTTTGGATGGAATAGGCAAAAGTTAATCAacagaaagggaagaaaagggaaataaaatatttatattaaccTTATTTGGGAGAAAGagaaggttcattaacgtaacatgtgTTATCATGTTTGAGAAAAAAGTAAAGGTAacgaaaattaaatatataaagttataaaattattctcacttttgTTAAAGACTTACGCGTTCAAAAACCTGATGCATCTTGTATACATTTATCGGTTAAAACTTACGCATTCAAACAATTGTAACTTATTTGTTaaagtcgaagtcggcgttgaagttggtgtcgaagtcggcgttgacatcgaagtcggcgtcgacATCGAAGTCGGCCTCGACGTCAAAGTCGGCATTGGCATCTAAGTCAGCGTCAAAGTCGGCATAGAcatcgaagtcggcgtcgacGTCGGTGTCGATGTCGGCGTCGACGTCGGCGTCGACATCGAAGTTGACGTCGGCGTCAAAGTTGGCGTCGATGGAGTGTGGGTGTCGAGCGGTGCGAGTCTGGCGGTGTGAGTGTTTTTCGTCACAACGTAAAGAATACCTAAAATAATGATTTgagaaattaatataataaaatatggaTAAAATTAGAACATAACTTTTTTTTAGTTCCCCTTatccttccttacaccccaaattgaggtataaaaaattctttcgtttCATGGGAAAGGAAAGTTAAAGCTTACTCTTGTTACCTTTTCTTTCCGTAGCTCACTTCCTTTCAAATAGGATTTCAAgttttccttcctcttctttacccttctctccccatcctcacctcctcccaaacagtgCATTAGGAAGACGGTGAGAATATTTAAGATGAATGTAATCATCTTTTTGCTACAATGAGCAATCACAATcctatattttttttgaattaattgaaaTAAATTAGATATATGATGTCAAATAAAAAACATAATCATAGCACAGATTAATCATTGGTAAATTATGAGGTAAAGTGATCTACCTTAGAATTAGTCGGTGAAATTTAAAtagattataaaaaataaataagtataGGCCCAATGTGTAGTGATAAAATATTTAGGGGAATAAAATTCTCACAAGGAACGAATATTCTGAAGATTGGCCTTTGAGTGTACATATGGGTGAATCAaggttatttatttaatataaaaagaaAACGAAGTATACTTGCACAATAGCAAATTGAGTCAGCTTGATCCGCTGATATCTTTCATAAAAGCTAGCATCTCGGCCGAACCCTCTCCCGGAGTTGACCTCTTCGACTGAGTCTTCCTTAGGCCGAATCCAAGGTCTCAGTTGGCCCTTAAATGTCGACTCCCCTAGAGAGCCCATGCCTCTATTCCTCGTGATGGATCTGTCACAACCCTCTACACAAGAGCTTCAACACCCAACAAATTCATTGGCCTCGATTTAAAGAAGAATTACCCACATCTCAGGCACGAAAAACATGACAACACCCAATAAACACGGATACAAGTAATTAAGAGGCCACTTCTCTAGAGAGAGTTTTTCGTGGAGCTCGTCAATATCTGTGAAAGATTCAACCGCCCATACCTTATAAATAATAGCTACTGTCGTCCAAAAGATAcaaaaaaataatccactgctaggTGTAAATTACTTGTGATTTCCTTGCTATCTAGCTAACTTTAGCATCGGAAGTGCCTTACTTagatcatgcttagtgtcatttgatgattttttttactaGTGTTTGTAAATTCGGTGCATCCAGATAGGTGCTCGAGACTCGTATCTCGTCGACCACTAGATCATCCCACTTGAAGAATCAGTACCCTCTATGTAAGCGCATCATATTGGTGTCATATGTGGAAACAATGAGTTAGACATTGAGATGGTCATTGGCTATCCTATTGGTGATTGAGCAGTTGAACCAACTGGTCACCACAATAGTAGAGGAGGTCCTCTTGCGGAACGCCTTGCTAAATCCTCTTCCATCAAAGGTCCAAAACTGGACCTAGTTAACAAGAGCAATCTAGTGAATCAATTGCCCTAAACAGCTAGCAGGACTCGACAAATTGTAAAGACAGAGACCCAAGTGGGAAAGATCTAGCAGGAGTACGGATGAGTTGAATTTCTCGATAAAGATCTCGATCGAGGAGTTGCCAACCAATTTCAGACCACTCCAGGTGGGAGAATATATTAGCTCCTTTAAGTTGGAGGACTAGCTATATTAGTTTGAGAATGTGACTCTCCTGCACCAATATCTGGACAACTTAAAGTGATGAGTTTTAATAACTATCCTAGTCGGATGGACTCAATAATGGTTCAATAGGATGATGACAAGGAATAATGGCAGAGCCAACTCTAATAATCTACCCGGACTGATCCCAAACTGGGGACTACGATTGACGACTCCGACGCCATCACCCCGAAGCAGCCCGACGCTTACCTAGCCAACACTTAGATCCGGCTCTACCCAAACTTTTTTTGTTCACCCCAATATTACCCACTTGTCCGACTGTTGCTAAGCAATTTTTGGATATCAAACGGACCTCCCCAGATGGTAATCTTAATGTGGCCGATTTACCTTCTTTTGCTATCAATTTCGCTACAGCACCTGCTGCTCTAGCTAATTGTCCACCCTTTCCAAGTGTAATTTCTATGTTATGTATGGCCGTGCCTAAGGGCATATCGGTTGAAGTGGATTCttcttttttattaataaaaaccCCTTCCCAAACTGTACAAGCTTCTTCCAAAGCATACGGCTTTCTAGATGTATATGATGATATCTAGACAAATGGATCTTATATAAATCGTATGATGAAGTAGCTCTAGTTCCTTCAAAAATGGTAAGATCTTTGGCGCAAGAAGAAGGGGAGATCCATATCATCTTGACTTGTTGACTTGGTTCTGTTTCCCCTCTTTTTTTAACACTACCGAGTCAAGTTCTTCTCCTACTAGTATCGAATAGAACATGTTGAACAAAATCTTCTTCATGTAAAACCTGCTTGATTTAGATCGGGAAAAGCGTACGATGAAACCATTTGCTATGGCTCGAATCCGTAGTCAATCATATTTCCGATAAGAGGAGTTGACAATTGAATCCAATTTTTCCCATTATTTTACTATCTATAATAGTAATAGTGCGAAAAGAAAGTCGGTGTTCAGGAATAGTGGCGTTGAGTTTCTCGACCCTTTGCCTTAGGATTAGTTAGTTCTATTTCTCGATGGGACCAGGAAGGGATATAACTCAGCGGTAAAGTGTCACCTTGACGTGGTGGAAGTCATCAGTTCGAGCCTGGTTATCCCTAAACCCaatgtaattttttctattttGACTTGCTCCCTTGCCGTGATCGAACG is drawn from Zingiber officinale cultivar Zhangliang chromosome 1B, Zo_v1.1, whole genome shotgun sequence and contains these coding sequences:
- the LOC121984894 gene encoding BAG family molecular chaperone regulator 1-like yields the protein MRTRTNGRMAQTVAASSPVKEEKVEVEKWEVRPGGMLVQMRNAYGDAVDTPVPSIRVKVKFCATYHEINISAQATFGEMKKVLSAKTGLHQFDMKLMYKKKERASVTFLDTVGVKDGSKILLLEDPMAKAKRLLEMRKTDKIDKAAKSVSAIRLEVDRLASKVTALEEIASKGERIVVNDVSNLIDCLMNELIKMEAIDADGDVNQQKSLQIKRVQKYVEMLDLIKTHNVRLNKEKPLSPPRTLHPSHQRPTQPVQEQQPFLHSIQPQYQQQMQQSCNPFLQQNHQQQHPARSHSEFWEPFDLLTPSPSTAHASFHWELF